The proteins below are encoded in one region of Thioalkalivibrio sp. K90mix:
- the htpX gene encoding protease HtpX, whose protein sequence is MKRIALFLATNFAIIIVLSITLRLLGVERILDEEGVNLDLNALLIFAAVFGFGGSFISLAISKWMAKKTMKVHVIDKPRNATEQWLLETVQRQARESGIGMPEVGIYDSPDPNAFATGMSKNNALVAVSTGLMQNMSQGEVEAVLGHEVGHVANGDMVTLALIQGVVNTFVIFLARVAGHFVDRVVFKNESGHGPAFWITTIVTEIILAILASIIVMWFSRQREFRADEAGAKLAGREKMIGALESLARASGRPVDMPDQMAAFGIRGGMAQGLKKLFMSHPPIEQRIASLRANS, encoded by the coding sequence ATGAAACGTATTGCGCTGTTTCTGGCGACGAACTTCGCCATCATCATCGTGCTCAGCATCACCCTGCGCCTGCTGGGTGTGGAGCGCATCCTCGACGAGGAGGGGGTCAACCTCGATCTCAATGCGCTGCTGATCTTTGCCGCGGTATTCGGCTTTGGCGGATCCTTCATCTCGCTGGCCATCTCCAAGTGGATGGCGAAGAAGACGATGAAGGTCCACGTGATCGACAAGCCGCGCAATGCCACCGAACAGTGGCTGCTGGAGACGGTGCAACGCCAGGCCCGTGAGTCCGGGATCGGCATGCCGGAGGTGGGCATCTATGACTCGCCGGACCCGAACGCTTTTGCCACCGGCATGAGCAAGAACAATGCGCTGGTCGCGGTCAGCACGGGGCTGATGCAGAACATGAGCCAGGGCGAAGTCGAGGCCGTGCTGGGTCACGAGGTCGGGCATGTGGCCAATGGCGACATGGTCACGCTGGCGCTGATCCAGGGGGTGGTGAACACCTTTGTGATCTTCCTGGCGCGCGTGGCCGGGCACTTTGTCGACCGCGTGGTGTTCAAGAACGAGTCCGGTCATGGCCCGGCGTTCTGGATCACCACCATCGTGACCGAGATCATCCTGGCGATCCTGGCCTCGATCATCGTCATGTGGTTCTCGCGTCAGCGCGAGTTCCGTGCCGACGAGGCGGGTGCGAAGCTCGCCGGTCGCGAAAAGATGATCGGCGCACTGGAGTCGCTGGCGCGCGCTTCGGGGCGCCCGGTGGACATGCCCGATCAGATGGCGGCCTTCGGCATTCGCGGGGGCATGGCCCAGGGGCTGAAGAAGCTGTTCATGAGCCATCCGCCGATCGAGCAGCGCATCGCGTCGCTGCGAGCGAACAGCTGA
- a CDS encoding MBL fold metallo-hydrolase, with the protein MLQHLSHPVTALAQNATLIWCDQTRVAAWVDPGAEPDTLIAIARQQDVRLDCILLTHGHLDHVGAAAEMARRCDIPILGPQVEDAFWLDQLPMQCQMFGFPELPALVPDRWLQDGEQLPLGKVTLEVLHCPGHTPGHVAFFDRESRLALVGDVLFHGAIGRSDFPRGNGPQLIESITRRLWPLGDDVRFVPGHGPESTFGEERRSNPFVGDAALAAGGQPGRGRYY; encoded by the coding sequence ATGCTCCAGCACCTGAGCCACCCCGTTACCGCACTCGCGCAGAACGCCACCCTGATCTGGTGCGACCAGACCCGCGTGGCCGCCTGGGTAGACCCCGGGGCCGAGCCCGACACGCTGATCGCGATCGCACGACAGCAGGATGTCCGGCTGGACTGCATCCTGCTGACCCATGGCCACCTCGATCATGTCGGGGCCGCCGCCGAGATGGCGCGCCGCTGCGATATCCCGATCCTGGGCCCTCAGGTTGAGGATGCCTTCTGGCTGGATCAGCTACCGATGCAGTGTCAGATGTTCGGGTTTCCCGAGCTGCCCGCACTGGTTCCGGATCGCTGGCTGCAAGATGGCGAACAACTGCCGCTGGGCAAGGTCACGCTCGAGGTGCTGCACTGCCCGGGACATACCCCGGGGCATGTCGCGTTCTTCGACCGCGAGAGTCGCCTCGCCCTGGTGGGCGATGTCCTATTCCATGGCGCCATCGGCCGCAGCGACTTCCCGCGCGGCAACGGGCCGCAACTAATCGAGTCCATCACCCGGCGCCTCTGGCCACTGGGCGACGATGTACGCTTTGTGCCCGGACACGGCCCGGAATCAACCTTCGGGGAAGAGCGCCGCAGCAATCCGTTTGTGGGTGATGCGGCCTTGGCCGCGGGTGGTCAGCCGGGCCGCGGACGTTATTATTGA
- a CDS encoding ATP-binding protein, with amino-acid sequence MPTRLNSLRNAVLLFVLLPLLLVVGGTVTLGLQEFQTQMENRMQADIELVARSIRLPVATAMIDQDVTTVQQSLDSLFQIDQVFGVYVYDAQGDMVATSGPPSPTIRHPGEAQAISETGSLGAFDEHQGREVFSFFLPLSDSAGRIVGLLQVTRDVSPFRAYVSQLRWQGGLVMLAVSVLFLLVVLIGHHRAVGRHVARLIGAMRDIGDGQRGLRAPEKGPWELRRLAITMNGMLERREASEAALQAQREEQARLEEKLRHSEKLAAIGQLAAGVAHELGTPLGIIAGRAQRASRRLPADDPAHKEMKELQAELERVETIVRQLLDFARRNPLQQRPLELQGLVREIVARVQERGKGREQVRFDLDGGALTVAADRLRLGQALENLIDNAAQAAAECVQVNWRCQGDTLECVIADDGPRAGRGISDEQAERLFEPFFTTKPTGEGTGLGLAVAQVALEDHGGQVRLDRDDPQLTRFVVTLPLASGACRDRQPEPSAAEPVQDGQATGGGAA; translated from the coding sequence ATGCCCACACGTCTGAACAGTCTGCGCAATGCGGTGTTGCTGTTTGTCCTGCTGCCCCTGTTGCTGGTGGTCGGTGGCACGGTGACGCTCGGGCTGCAGGAATTCCAGACGCAAATGGAAAACCGCATGCAGGCCGATATCGAGCTGGTCGCGCGTTCCATTCGACTGCCCGTCGCCACTGCGATGATCGATCAGGACGTGACCACGGTGCAGCAGTCGCTGGATTCGTTGTTCCAGATCGACCAGGTGTTCGGCGTCTACGTCTACGATGCCCAGGGCGACATGGTCGCCACCAGCGGGCCGCCCAGTCCCACCATTCGCCACCCGGGCGAGGCCCAGGCGATCAGCGAGACGGGCAGCCTTGGTGCCTTCGACGAGCATCAGGGGCGCGAAGTGTTCTCGTTCTTCCTGCCGCTGTCGGATTCCGCCGGGCGCATCGTCGGCCTGCTGCAGGTCACGCGTGACGTCTCGCCGTTTCGGGCCTATGTCTCGCAGCTGCGCTGGCAGGGGGGGCTGGTGATGCTGGCGGTCAGCGTGCTGTTCCTGCTGGTGGTCCTGATCGGTCACCACCGCGCCGTTGGCCGCCATGTCGCGCGTCTGATCGGTGCCATGAGGGATATCGGCGACGGCCAGCGGGGGCTGCGGGCCCCGGAGAAGGGTCCCTGGGAGCTGCGCCGCCTGGCGATCACGATGAACGGAATGCTCGAGCGCCGCGAGGCCTCCGAAGCGGCATTGCAGGCGCAGCGCGAGGAACAGGCGCGGCTCGAGGAAAAGCTGCGCCATTCGGAAAAGCTGGCGGCCATTGGCCAGCTGGCAGCCGGGGTCGCGCATGAGCTGGGGACACCCCTGGGCATTATCGCCGGTCGGGCCCAGCGCGCGTCGCGGCGGTTGCCCGCGGACGACCCCGCGCACAAGGAGATGAAGGAACTGCAGGCGGAACTCGAGCGTGTGGAGACTATCGTCCGCCAGCTCCTGGATTTCGCGCGGCGCAATCCGTTGCAGCAGCGCCCTCTGGAGTTGCAGGGCCTGGTCCGCGAGATCGTGGCACGCGTACAGGAACGTGGCAAAGGGCGCGAACAGGTGCGCTTTGATCTGGACGGCGGGGCGTTGACCGTGGCGGCGGACCGGCTGCGTCTGGGGCAGGCGCTGGAGAACCTGATCGACAATGCCGCGCAGGCCGCGGCCGAATGTGTGCAGGTGAACTGGCGCTGTCAGGGCGACACGCTCGAGTGTGTGATCGCGGACGATGGTCCGCGCGCGGGGCGCGGGATCTCCGACGAGCAGGCCGAGCGCCTGTTCGAGCCCTTCTTTACGACCAAGCCGACGGGGGAGGGGACCGGCCTGGGACTGGCGGTCGCACAGGTGGCGCTGGAGGACCATGGTGGGCAGGTGAGGCTGGATCGTGACGATCCGCAGCTCACGCGTTTTGTGGTCACGCTACCGCTCGCGTCCGGCGCCTGTCGCGACAGACAGCCGGAACCGTCCGCGGCGGAGCCGGTCCAGGACGGGCAGGCAACAGGTGGAGGAGCGGCATGA
- a CDS encoding sigma-54 dependent transcriptional regulator, with the protein MSMSPSDGLNDRVLVVEDDRGHRELLAEELAEVGYAVTAVETAEEAEQVLRQQTVSLVVSDLRLPGADGFHVLEVARDTVPVPGFIMLTGFGTIDQAVTALKAGADDFLTKPVDLEHLRLAAERVAEARRLRAEVRQYREALAGDESFHGMQGKSPAMLKLHDLIRRIAAADGSVLITGESGTGKELVARALHAESARAEGPFIALNCAGIPETLLESELLGHVAGAFSGAKGARRGLFTEADGGTLFLDEIAEMPVAMQSKLLRLLQDGRVRPVGSNEEIETDVRIVAATHQDLQERIRHEQFREDLYYRLETFRIEIPPLRDRGDDIERLAQQFLREQALARGLPVRELSPEAMRALLRYGFPGNVRELASLMERAATLASGEVIELRDLPERVRQSGTAGGSGVSPGNVAGTDLPIPGTGDDSHWPSLAEVEQAYLHRVLEHVEGNKQRAARILGIGRKTLYRKLGESESDS; encoded by the coding sequence ATGAGCATGTCCCCGAGTGACGGGCTGAACGATCGCGTACTGGTGGTCGAAGACGATCGGGGCCATCGCGAACTCCTGGCCGAGGAGCTGGCCGAGGTGGGTTACGCGGTCACTGCGGTGGAGACGGCCGAGGAGGCCGAGCAGGTACTGCGCCAGCAAACGGTTTCCCTGGTGGTCAGCGACCTGCGTCTGCCCGGTGCCGATGGCTTCCATGTGCTGGAGGTGGCGCGCGACACGGTGCCGGTGCCCGGGTTCATCATGCTCACGGGCTTCGGCACGATCGATCAGGCCGTGACGGCGTTGAAGGCGGGTGCGGACGACTTCTTGACCAAGCCCGTCGATCTGGAACACCTGCGTCTGGCGGCCGAGCGAGTGGCCGAGGCCCGTCGGCTGCGTGCGGAGGTACGCCAGTATCGTGAGGCCCTTGCGGGCGACGAGAGCTTTCATGGCATGCAGGGCAAGAGCCCGGCGATGCTCAAGTTGCACGATCTGATCCGGCGTATCGCCGCTGCCGACGGCAGCGTACTCATCACAGGAGAATCGGGCACGGGCAAGGAGCTGGTTGCCCGTGCCCTGCATGCGGAGAGTGCCCGCGCGGAAGGCCCATTCATCGCACTGAACTGTGCGGGCATCCCGGAGACCTTGCTGGAGTCGGAGCTGCTGGGGCATGTCGCCGGGGCGTTCAGCGGCGCGAAGGGCGCGCGCCGCGGCCTGTTTACCGAGGCCGACGGCGGCACGCTGTTCCTCGACGAGATCGCCGAGATGCCGGTGGCCATGCAGAGCAAGCTGCTGCGGTTGCTGCAGGACGGGCGTGTCCGACCGGTCGGTTCCAACGAGGAGATCGAGACGGACGTGCGCATCGTGGCCGCCACCCATCAGGACCTGCAGGAACGTATCCGCCACGAGCAGTTCCGCGAGGACCTCTATTATCGTCTGGAGACCTTCCGTATCGAGATCCCGCCCCTGCGCGATCGCGGTGACGACATCGAGCGCCTGGCGCAGCAGTTCCTGCGCGAGCAGGCGCTGGCGCGCGGGCTGCCCGTGCGCGAACTCAGCCCGGAGGCCATGCGTGCCCTGCTGCGCTACGGCTTCCCCGGGAACGTCCGCGAACTGGCCAGCCTGATGGAACGCGCGGCGACTCTTGCATCCGGTGAGGTGATCGAGCTACGCGACCTGCCCGAGCGTGTGCGCCAGTCCGGGACCGCTGGCGGCTCGGGTGTATCGCCCGGGAATGTCGCTGGAACCGACCTGCCGATACCCGGCACCGGTGATGACAGCCATTGGCCCAGCCTCGCAGAGGTCGAGCAGGCCTATCTGCATCGGGTCCTGGAGCATGTCGAGGGCAACAAGCAGCGCGCCGCGCGCATTCTGGGGATCGGGCGCAAGACGCTTTATCGCAAGCTGGGCGAGAGCGAGTCGGATTCCTGA